The sequence AGGCCTTCATCGATGCCAATCCCAATACGGTGCAGGCATTGACCAATGCCATCGTGCGCGCCGACAAGTGGATTCAAAAAGCGGGTGTGGATCAGATCGCCAAGACGGTGCCGACCAACTATCTGTTGGGCGATCCCGAGGTCTACAAGGCAGCGGTCAAAGCCAGCCTGGAAGGTCTGTCGCCCGACGGGGTCATCCCCGAGGACGGCGCCGCCACGGCAGCCAAGGCGCTGGCCGCCTATGCCGGCGACATCGATCTGGCCAAGATAGATACGTCCAAAGTCTGGACCAATGAGTTCACCCGTCGCGCCAACGAGAAGTATCCCAATGGTTGAAGCTGCACTTTCGCTTGAAGGCATCACCTGTACCTTTGCGTCGCGTGATGACAGCAAGCAACGCTATACCGCCGTGGCCGACACCACGCTGGCGATCGCTCCTGGCGAATTCGTCTCCGTGGTGGGTCCGACAGGCTGCGGCAAGTCCACCTTGCTTAACGTCGGCGCGGGCTTGCTCTCGCCGTCGTCGGGCCAGGTCAAGGTGTTCGGGCAAGTCCTCTCCGGTATCAACGCCCGCGCCGGCTACATGTTCCAGGGTGAGGCGCTGCTGCCGTGGCGCAATGCACTGGACAACGTGATGGCGGGCCTCGAGTTCGCGGGCACGCCCCGCGAGCAGGCCGAGACGCAGGCGCGGGAGTGGATGCGCCGCGTGGGTTTGGGCGGATTCGAGCATCGGTATCCGCATCAGATGTCGGGCGGCATGCGCAAACGCGTCATGCTGGCCCAGACGCTGATCCGCGATCCGGACATCATTCTGATGGACGAGCCGTTCTCGGCGCTGGACATTCAGACCCGGCAGCTCATGGAAAATGAGGTGCTCGAGTTGTGGATGGCCCGGCGCAAGGCGGTCCTGTTCATCACCCACGATCTGGATGAGGCAATCGCGATGAGCGACCGGGTGGTGGTGCTCTCGGCAGGGCCGGGAACCCATCCCATCGGTGAGTTCGTCATCGACCTGCCGCGTCCCCGGGACGTGGCGGAGGTGCGCATGCATCCGCGCTTCGTCGAATTGCACTCGGCCATCTGGGGCGTGTTGCGCGAAGAAGTCCTCAAAGGCTATGCCCAGCAGAAGCGGGCTTGAGAACCATGGCTAAGTTGATCAAACCCGGCTCGGCGAGCCTGCGTTTCTGGCAGTTATTGCTTCTGGTCGTTATCCTGCTCGTCTGGCATTTCGCCTCGCTCGACAGCAAGGTGGCATTCTTTTTTGGGCAGCCCCTGAAGGTGGCCGAGCGCATCTGGACCTGGTTCATCACCGATGCCGATATCTACAAGCATCTATGGGTGACACTATCGGAAACGGTGCTGGCCTTTGTCATCGGCACCGTCGCCGGTTTGGGGAGCGGTTTGTGGCTGGGCCTGTCGCCGGTTGCCAGCGCCATTCTCGATCCCTACATCAAGGCCACCAACTCCATGCCTCGCGTCATTCTGGCGCCTATCTTCGGCATGTGGTTTGGGCTGGGAATCTGGTCCAAGGTCGCGCTGGCGGTCACGCTGGTGTTTTTCATCGTGTTCTTCAATGTGTACCAGGGCGTACGCGAGGTCAGCCCGACCCTGCTGGATAACGCTCGTATGCTGGGAGCCCGGCGCCGTCAGTTACTGCGCCACGTCTATCTGCCCTCGGCCACGAGTTGGGTCTTCTCCAGTCTGCACACCTCGGTGGGCCTGGCATTCGTCGGGGTGGTGGTGGGGGAATATCTCGGTTCGGCCAGCGGCGTGGGGTATCTCATCCTGCAGGCCGAAGGCACGTTTGATGTCAACACGGTGTTTGCCGGCATCGTTGTGCTGACCGCCTTCGCACTCATCCTCGACGGCATCGTCGGTCTGGGAGAGAAGCGGCTGATGAAATGGCAGCGGCGTTCAGGCGAAACGGAAAAACTCTAAAGCTATCCGGGTCTGCACCCGGATGGGGCAGGCGGCGGCATTGCCGCCCGCCTCCCTCCCTGATCAGGCGCAGGCCTGTTCGATAAGTTGATCCAGTTTGCGTGCGTCCGCCACGAAAAACCGTATGCCCTCGGCCAGCTTTTCGGTGGCCATCGCATCGTCGTTGAGCAGGCTGCGAAAGGCAATCTCGCCGCACGGCACCTCGGCCGGGGCGGGGCTGCCTGCGGCGGGCAGGGTGAGTTGCACCGGCACCTCGCCTTCGCTCGCGTCCAGCTGAGCCAGCAACTCGGGGCTGATGGTCAGCAGATCGCAGCCGGCCAGCGCCAGGATCTGACCGGCGTTGCGGAAGCTCGCGCCCATGACTTCGGTCGTGATGCCATGCGCCTTGTAATACTCGAAAATCCGCGCCACTGACTGCACGCCCGGGTCGTTGGCGCCGCTGCGGGCAGTCTCATCCCATTGGGCGCCGGCAGCTTTCTTGTGCCAATCGTAGATGCGGCCCACAAAAGGAGAAATCAGTTGTACGCCGGCTCGAGCGCAGGCGGCTGCCTGCACCAGCGAAAAGAGCAGGGTCAGATTGCAGTTGATGTCTTCTTCCTGCAGCAGCTTTGCCGCCTGTATCCCCTCCCAGGTGGAAGCAATCTTGATCAGCACCCGTTCACGCGAGACGCCCGCGGCTTCGTAAAGAGCGATGATGCCGCGGGCGCGTTCGACGCTGGCGCGCGTATCGAAGGACAGGCGGGCGTCCACTTCGGTGGACACGCGGCCGGGGACGATATCCAGAATCTGCCGTCCGAAGGCCACCAGCAGACGATCGGTGATCTCGCCGGGAGTCGCGCCGCGGTGATCGCGGGCGACCTGCTCGAGCAAGGGGCGGTACGCATCCTTCTGCACCGCTTTCAAAATAAGTGACGGGTTTGTTGTGGCGTCGGTCGGGCGCAGCGCGCGCATGGTCTCGAAATCGCCAGTGTCGGCGACAACGGTGGTGTGGCGGCGCAGGGCTTGAAGCTGAGAGGGCATGGGCATCGCAGATGAGAGGTTGATGTCAGCCCTAGGGTAGCACTGGCGTCTGACGCGGTGCGTCTCGATCCGGGTCCCGCGCACCGTGACTCGGAAGGCAAAGAAGTCGGAATGATGATATTCGCTTCGATTGGCGCGGTATTTCACCGAAAATAGCCGGATATTGCCCGTTCGAGGTATAATCTGAAATTTTGATTATCGATTCTGAAAACTGGGGTTCACTGTGCTGCCGCAACTTTTTCCCGAGGGGATCAACCGTTTCCCTCCTGCAATTCTGGCTTTGGCGGACGGTACCATTTTTCGGGGCGTATCGATAGGCGCGCCGGGTCACACCGTAGCCGAGATGGTGTTCAACACCTCCATGACGGGCTACCAGGAAATCCTCACCGATCCGAGCTACAGCGGTCAGATTGTGACCCTGACCTATCCCCACATTGGCAATACGGGCGTCAACGTTGAAGACGTCGAGGCCAACCGTGTCTACGCTTCCGGTCTCGTGGTGCGCGACTGCCCCGCGCGAGTGTCCAACTTTCGTGCGACCCAATCTCTGCCCGACTACCTGACGGCGCAAGGCGTGGTTGCCATCGCGGGTATCGATACCCGCAAGCTGACCCGCATTCTGCGTGAAAAAGGCGCCCAGGGCGGCTGCATTCTCGTGGGTGAAGATGCCGAGCGCGCCGTCGAGTTGGCTCGCTCCTTTCCGGGCATGTCCGGCCAAGATCTGGCCAAGGTGGTTTCTCAGAAAGACACCACTTCCTGGACGCAGGGCACCTGGCAACTGGGCGAGGGCTACACCCAGCCCGCGCAAGACCGCTTCCACGTCGTGGCCTATGACTTCGGCGTCAAGTACAACATTCTGCGTCTGATCGCAGATCGGGGCTGCCGCATCACGCTGGTGCCGGCGCAAACGCCTGCCGAGGAAGTCCTCAAGCTCAACCCGGACGGTGTGTTCCTGGCCAACGGCCCGGGCGATCCCGAGCCCTGCGATTACGCCATCGCCGCCACGCGCGTCTTCCTGGAGCGCAAGCTGCCGGTGTTCGGCATCTGTCTGGGCCACCAGATCATGGGCCTGGCCGTTGGTGGCAAGACCGTCAAAATGAAGACGGGGCACCATGGCGCCAACCATCCAGTGCAGGACCTGCAATCCAAACGGGTGTTCATCACCAGCCAGAACCACGGTTTCGCGGTTGACGCGGCCAGCCTGCCAGCCAATGCGCGCGCCACCCACATCTCGCTGTTCGACGGCACCTTGCAGGGCTTCGAGCTGACCGATCGTCCGGCGTTCTGCTTCCAGGGCCACCCCGAAGCCAGTCCAGGCCCGCACGACATCATCGTGCTGTTCGACAAGTTCATCAGCCTGATGGCCGGCCAGAAATAAAGATTCCACCATGCCTAAGCGTACAGACCTAAAAAGTATTCTCATCATTGGCGCCGGCCCGATCATCATCGGCCAGGCTTGCGAGTTCGATTATTCGGGCGCGCAGGCCTGCAAGGCGCTCAAGGCCGAGGGTTATCGCACCATCCTGGTCAACAGCAACCCCGCGACCATCATGACCGACCCGGAAACGGCCGATGTGACCTACATCGAGCCCATTACCTGGCAAGCGGTCGAGAAGATCATCGAGCGCGAGCGTCCCGATGCGTTGTTGCCCACCATGGGTGGCCAGACTGCGCTGAATTGTGCGCTGGATCTGGCGCATAACGGCGTGCTGACCAAGTATGGCGTCGAGCTGATCGGCGCCAACGAGCATGCCATCGAAAAGGCCGAAGACCGCCAGAAGTTCAAGCAGGCCATGACGGATATCGACCTGGCTTCGGCCAAGTCGGGCGTGGCTCACACCTTGGATGAGGCCTGGGAGGTCCAGCGCCGCATCGCCGCAGAAATCGGCACAGCGGGCTTTCCGGTCGTCATCCGCCCCAGCTTCACGCTGGGCGGCACCGGCGGCGGCATCGCCTACAACGCCGAAGAGTTCGAAACCATTTGCCGCCGCGGTCTGGAGGCTTCGCCCACCAATGAGCTGCTCATCGAAGAGTCGCTGCTGGGCTGGAAAGAATTCGAAATGGAAGTGGTCCGCGACAAGGCGGACAACTGCATCATCGTCTGCTCGATCGAAAACCTCGATCCCATGGGCGTGCACACCGGTGACTCGATCACGGTCGCGCCGGCGCAGACGCTGACCGACAAGGAATACCAGATCATGCGCGACGCATCCATTGCGGTGCTGCGCGAAATCGGCGTGGATACGGGGGGCTCGAACGTGCAGTTCGCCGTCAACCCGAAAAACGGCCGCATGATCGTCATCGAAATGAACCCGCGCGTCTCGCGTTCCTCGGCGCTGGCGTCCAAGGCAACGGGGTTCCCATTGCCAAGGTGGCCGCGCGTCTGGCCATTGGCTATACGCTCGATGAACTGCAAAACGAGATCACCGGCGGCGCCACCCCGGCCTCGTTCGAACCGTCGATCGATTACGTCGTCACCAAGGTGCCGCGTTTTGCCTTCGAGAAGTTCCCGCAGGCTGATGCCCGCCTGACCACGCAGATGAAGTCCGTCGGCGAAGTCATGGCCATGGGTCGAACCTTCCAGGAGTCCTTCCAGAAGGCCTTGCGCGGCCTGGAAGTCGGGGTGGACGGCCTGAACCAGAAGACCACCGACCGCGAGAAGCTGCAGGTCGAGCTTGGCGAGCCAGGCCCGGAGCGCATCTGGTATGTGGGCGACGCCTTCGCCCAGGGTTTCACGCTCGATGAGGTGCACAACATCACCCACATCGATCCGTGGTTCCTGGCCCAGATCAAGGAGATCGTCGATATCGAGCTGGCGCTCGAGCAAAAGACGCTTTCCGACCTTGACTACGCCACGCTGTTCGAACTCAAGCGCCGCGGTTTCTCCGACCGGCGCTTGGCCTTCCTGCTGGACTCCTCCGAGTCCGAGGTGCGCAAACTGCGCCATCAGCTCAACGTGCGTCCGGTCTACAAGCGTGTGGACACCTGCGCGGCCGAATTCGCCACCCGCACCGCTTACATGTACTCCACGTACGAAGAAGAGTGCGAGGCGCAACCCACCGACCGCAAGAAGATCATCGTGCTGGGCGGTGGCCCGAACCGCATCGGCCAGGGAATCGAGTTCGATTACTGCTGCGTGCATGCGTCGCTGGCGCTGCGTGAGGACGGGTTCGAGACCATCATGGTCAACTGCAATCCGGAAACTGTCTCGACCGATTACGACACCTCCGATCGTCTGTACTTCGAGCCCCTCACCCTGGAAGACGTGCTGGAGATCGTGCACAAGGAAAACCCCGTTGGCATGATCGTGCAATACGGCGGGCAGACTCCGTTGAAGCTGGCGCGCGCGCTGGAAGCCAACGGCGTGCCCATCATCGGTACCAGCCCCGAATCCATCGACGTGGCCGAAGACCGCGAGCGCTTCCAGAAGCTGCTCAACAAACTGGGTCTGCGCCAGCCGCCAAACCGCACGGCGCGCACCGAAGCCGAAGCGCTGGCTCATGCCGCCGAAATCGGCTATCCGCTGGTCGTTCGCCCCAGTTACGTGTTGGGCGGGCGCGCCATGGAAATCGTCCATGAGCAACAGGATCTCGAGCGCTACATGCGCGCGGCCGTCAAGGTGAGCAATGACTCGCCCGTGCTGCTGGACCACTTCCTGAACAACGCGACCGAGGTTGACGTCGATTGCCTGGCCGACGGCGAGACGGTATTTATCGGCGGCGTGATGGAACACATCGAGCAGGCCGGCGTGCATTCGGGGGACTCCGCTTGCAGTCTGCCGCCTTACTCCTTGTCGGCCGATATCGTGGCCGAAATCAAGCGCCAGACCACCACGATGGCCCGTGCCTTGAATGTCAGCGGCTTGATGAACGTCCAGTTCGCAGTGCAGGACGGCGACGTCTATGTGCTGGAAGTCAATCCGCGTGCTTCGCGCACGGTGCCCTATGTCTCCAAGGCGACCGGCCTGCAGTTGGCCAAGATCGCCGCGCGCGCCATGGCGGGTCGCACGCTGGCGCAGCAAGGCGTGACCGAAGAGGTCGTGCCGGCCTACTTCTGCGTCAAGGAGGCCGTCTTCCCCTTCGTGAAGTTCCCGGGTGTCGATACGATTCTCGGGCCCGAGATGAAGTCGACGGGCGAAGTCATGGGGGTGGGCCGCAGCTTTGGTGAGGCCTTCGTGAAGTCGCAACTTGCCGCTGGGGTTCGCTTGCCTGAATCGGGTACGGTGTTCATCAGCGTGAAGAACCAGGACAAGCCGCGCGCCGTCGAAGTCGCTCGTGGGCTGCACAACTTGGGCATCAAGCTGGTTGCCACGCGTGGCACGGCCGCCGAGATCGAAGCGGCGGGCATCCCTGTTCAGGTCGTCAACAAAGTCACCGAGGGCCGTCCGCACATCGTGGACATGGTCAAAAACGGTGAGGTCTCGTTGGTGATCAATACGGTGGAAGAGCGCCGCAACGCCATCGCTGATTCGCGCACCATTCGCACGCAGGCGCTGGCCAATCGCATCACCTTCTATACCACCATCGCAGGGGCTCGGGCGGCAGTCGAAGGCATGCAATTTCTGCGCGAAGGCCTGGGCTTCCAGGTCTATCCGTTGCAGGATCTGCACGCGTCGCTGCACCAGTAAGCCCCTCGTGGGGTAGTATCCAGACGGGCCCGGACCATGATTCCGGGCCCAGGGAGAATCAGGCATGAAGTGGTTCATCCTCGCCTTATTCGTCGTTACAGCCGTCGTGGTGCATTACCGCGGCCGCGTCAGGCACCGGTTTTCACGTCAGGCGCTTGATCACTCGACGTTTACCGCACCCATCAATGTGTTCATGTACGCCTTTTCTGGCGTGCCTAATCAGCCCTATCTCGATCTGAAGTATTTTCCTCAGATCAAGGTGCTGATAGACCGCTGGGAAGACATTCGGGCCGAAGCGGAACAGTTGTTCGGGGACGGTCACATCAAGGCCTCCGACAAGTACAACGACGCTGGCTTTAACTCGTTCTTCAAAAGCGGCTGGAAGCGCTTTTATCTCAAGTGGTATGACACCGACCATCCGTCGGCCCGGGCATTGTGCCCGCTGACGACGGAGCTGGTCAGCACTATTCCTGGCATGAAGGCCGCGATGTTTACGGCACTGCCCCCGGGTAGCCGCCTGCCGCGTCACCGTGACCCGTATGCAGGCTCATTGCGCTTTCATATGGGGCTGATCACGCCCAACAGTCCCGACTGTTATATCAATGTCGATGGCCAGGATTATTACTGGCGCGATGGTGAGGCGGTCGTATTCGACGAAACATTCATTCATTACGCCGAAAACAAAACCGATCAGAATCGCATCATTCTGTTCTGCGATATCGAGCGTCCCATGAAGTATCGCTGGGCTCAGGCCGTCAACAATTTCTTCGGTACCATCCTGCTGCGCGCGGCTACGTCTCCCAACCAGGAAGGGGATCGCACCGGCGGGATCAACCGCATTTTCGGTGCGGTTTATGCGGTGCGCCGTTTTGGGAAAAGCATCAAGAAAAAAAACAAAACGGTTTACTACATCTTGAAATGGATGCTGGTTCTGGGTATCTTCGCGTTGATATTTCTTTGATAGGCCGAACCGGCGACAGTTTCCAACGCCCGCTTTGCCGCGGGCGTTGTCATGTGCGGAGTCTGGGATGCATGTATTTATAACCGGCGCAAGCTCGGGGCTGGGCCTGGCGCTGGCCGAAGAATATGCACGGCGAGGGGCGCGGCTCGGGTTGGTGGGGCGGCGCAAAGCGGCGCTGGACAGCCTGGCTGCCCGGCTGCCCGGCGAACACTATGTCTATGCGCTCGATGTGCGCGATCGAAGCGCCTTGCATGCGGCCGCGCGTGACTTTCTTGCCCGATGCGGCGCAGGCGTGGATGTGGTGATCGCCAGCGCGGGCATCAGCGCCGGGACCCTGACCGAAGCCACGGAGGATTTCGAGGTCTTCGAGGCGATTTTCCAGACCAATGTCATGGCCACCGTGGCCACGTTCGAGCCCTTCATCGACGCGATGAAGGCGCAGGGCGGAGGGCGCCTGGTAGGCATAGCCAGCGTGGCCGGTATTCGGGGGTTACCGGGGCAGGGGCTTACAGCGCCTCCAAGTCGGCCGTCATCACGTATTGCGAGAGCCTGCGCCTGGAGCTGGCCGCCGATGGCATCGGCGTGGTGACGATCGCACCGGGTTATGTCGACACGCCAATGACGCAGCACAACCCCTACCGCATGCCTTTTCTCATGTCTGCGGAAAAGTTTGCCCGCCGTGCAATACGCACGATAGAGGCAGGCGCGTCCTATCGGGTCATCCCTTGGCAGATGGGGGTGGTCAGCCGCCTGATGCGGCTCATTCCCAATGTCCTCTATGACGTGTTGGCACGCAACGCCCCGCGCAAGCCGCGCGCGCGGCGTTGACGCGTTCAGGGCTGCACATCATTGCCGACCTCATCGGCAATGTGTTTGACGTCACCCCAGTCCAGGATGCGCCACTGCCGGCCCTGCACGCTGACCCGATTGATGCTCACATTGAACAGGGTGGCCTGGCGAGGAGCGTTCAGGGACACCCCGCTGGCCTGGCGCCATATGATGTCCAGTACGGCACCATGGGTGAAGGCCAGCAGCCGTTGGCCGTCGTGGCGTTGCGCCAAGTCTTCCACGGCCGCCACGATGCGGGCATTGAACTGCCCCAGCGTCTCTCCGCCGTCGACGACGCGTTCGGGGTCGCGGCTTTTCCAGGCCGCGGCTGCGGCGGGTGCCAGTTCGTCTATACGGTCCAGATCCAGCCCTTCGAGTACGCCGAAGCCGCGCTCGCGGATACCGGGCTCGGGGCGCACGCGCAGCCCCAGCGCCTGGCTGACCGGCGTGGCGGTGGCCAGGGTGCGCTGCAAGTCACTGCTGTAGAGGGCATCGAAAGGCAGCGGCTCGCTGCCCAGCCGCTCGGCCAGGGCACGTGCCTGCGCCTGTCCAGCATCATTTAGCGGTGTGTCTTGCCACCCTTGCAGGCGGCGTTGGCGATTCCAGTCGGTTTCGCTATGTCGGATAAACCAGATTTCAGTCATGAGTTGCGGTGGCGGTAGCGCCAGGTTTCCAGATTTTCTGCACTAGCGAGCTTAGCGCGACCAGCAAGGCTTCGCCAGCATGCTCCGGGGATTGAATAAAGCCCAGCATGGCATCGGCGCGCGCTTGCCCCCACACAATGAAGTCGCCGGCCGCCGCGCCTGCCAGCGCGGTTTCTTCGCGCAGCAGTGCGCAGCCCGCGCCAGCGCGCACCATCGCGTCCAGATTGGCCTGGTCATCGTTTTGCATGACCACGCGCGGCGCCAGACCGTGGCGCTCGAACATGTCACGCAATAGCAAATGAGTGTGACTGCCGGCAGGTCCATCCAGCCAGGGCAATTGGGCGATGTCGCGCCACCCGGCGCGGGTCAGCGCATCGCGCATGGTTTTGGGCACGGCCAGGCGGTAGCGCACACTGCGCAGTGGTCGCCATTGCACGGCACGCGGCGGATGGGCGACGATGAGCAGTGCCGCGGCCAGCCGTCCGCCCTGGACCTGCTCCAGCAGCGCGTCGGCCGTCAGGATGTGCGTCTTGAGTTCGACCATGGGCAGGCTTTGCATCAAGGTCGAGGCCAGATCGCCCAAGCGCAGGAATTCCGGCCGCTCGCTGGGCAATCCCAGGTCCAGTGCGCCTTGCAGAGCACCCTGCAACTGCTGAGCTTCGGATTTGAGCTGGGCCCCGAGCACCAGTAGCGCTTCGGCCGTGGGCAGCAGCACTTCGCCCGAACGAGCCAGCACCATGCGTCCGGCGCTGCGCTCGAACAGCGCCACGCCCAGGCTTTGTTCCAGGGCCTTGATCTGGGCACTGACAGCGGGTTGGGTCAGAGACAGGGCGTCGGCGGCACGAGTCAGGTGGCCCAGGCGGGCCACCGTGACGAACGCGCGGAGCTGATAGATTTCCACGACCGCCCGGATCAGGTGGCCAGCAGTCGAATCTGCGTGGGTTCGAGGCCGACCGATACGGGCGCGCCGATAGGGAAGGGAGAAAGGCCGGCCATATGGGTTTGATCCGCAGTCAGGCGCTGTTCGCCCACTGAAAGTTGATAACGGGTGAATTCTCCCAGGAATTCACTGGCCTCGACTACTGCAGGCAGCCAGACATAGCGTGCATCGCCGGTGCCATCGGCCATTTCGATCTGGACCGTATGGGGCCTGAAGCTCGCGGCCAGGCGCGCCGAATCCGGAATATCGCCCGTTACGGGCAAATGAAGCTCACCCACCCCCTCGACGGCCAGCAATACGCTGTCGCTGCGGCGTTCGCGAACCTGGCCCTCCAGCACATTCATGGTGCCCACAAAGTCGGCGACGAACCGGTTTACCGGGTAGTCGAACAGGGTGGTGGGCGTGCCGATCTGCTGAACCACGCCGCGGTCAAGCACGGCCATGCGGTCGGCCGTGGTCATGGCTTCCTCCGGCCGTGGGAGACGAAAATCGTGGTGATGCCCAGTCGGCGCTGCAGCGCCAACAGGTCCTGACGCATCTGCACGCGCAGTTTCTTGTCCAGGTTGGACAGCGGCTCGTCTAGCAGCAACACCTGCGGCTCGATCACGATTGTGCGGGCCAGTGCCACGCGTTGCTGCTGGCCTCCCGAGAGTTGATTGGGACGGCGCTTGGCAAATTGCGCCAGCCCGACCAGTTCGAGGGCATCCTGCACACGCTCCTGGATCTGCGCCCGCGGCAACTTGCGTTCGACCAGACCGAACGCTACGTTGTCCCATACCGTCATATGTGGCCAGAGCGCGTAGTTCTGGAACACCATCCCGATGTTGCGCTTCCAGGGCGGCGTGCCGCTGATGTCCTTGCCGTCGATGAGCAACTGGCCATGGCTGTGCTGGTTGAAACCGGCGATCAGCCGCAGCAGCGTGGACTTGCCGGAGCCCGAGGGCCCCAGCAGGGCGAAGAATTACCCTGGCTCGATGTTGATGTTGATGTTGATGTCCTTGAGGACCTCGTTCTTGCCATAGGAGAGCCGGATGTTGCGGCACTCAACGCTGATTTTCTTCATGGTTCAGTCCTGCGCCGGGCGTTGGCGGGATGATGCCCGCTCGACCAGCAGATGAGAAACATAAGTGCCTATGCCTACTGCCACGACGGCCAGCACGCCGAGCGCGGCGCCTGGACCCCGCCCGGCTGCGCTTTGCATATACAGGTAAATCCCGTAGCTCATGGGAGCCTGACTGTCGCGCGTGACCAGCATGATCGTGGCCGACAGCTCCACGGCAGCGGTCACGAAGCTGGTGACAAATCCCGCCAGCATGCCACCTGCCATCAGGGGCACGACCACGCGACGCAGTGTGCGCAGCCGGCTCGCGCCCAGGGACTCCGCCGCTTCTTCCAGTGAGATATTGATCTGCTGCAATGACGCCACGCAGGCGCGCAGAGCGTAGGGCAGCCGCCGTACCGAATAGGCGATCATGATGAGCACCCATGAGGACGTGAGCAGAACCCCGCCGATTTCCACGCCGCGGAAGGTGCGCAGGTAGCCGATGGCCAGCACAATGCCCGGAATGGCCAGGGCTGCCGAGGCCAGAAAGTCCAGCCATTGCCGCGCCGGCAGACGGGTGCGCAGTATCAGATAGGCGATGGCCGTGCCCAGCAGGACGTCGACACCTGCAACCAGACCGCAATACAAAAGCGTATTGGCGATCATGCCCTGCGACTCGGAGAACACCGCGGCATAGTGCGACAGGGTGTAGCCGTCGGGCAGGGGCGCGTAGCTCCAGACGCTGGCCAGCGACAGCAGCAGCACACCCAAGTGGGGTGAGAGCACCAGGGCGAGCACCAGAATGATCCAGCCATAGGCCAGGATCGACTCGGCAGGGCGCAGCTTGCGCTTCTGGATCGCGCTGCCGCCCTTTTGCAGGGTGGAGTAGTCCTTGCCGCTGAGCATGCGGGCCGAAAGCCACAGGGCCAGAATGGAAAAGCCGATCATGATCACGCTGATCACATAGCCCAGCGGATCCTCCAGGCCGACCTGTGTGATGCGCAGATAGGCCTGCGGAGCCAGCATATTGGTGATGCCCAGCACCAGCGGAGTACCGAGGTCGTCGAAAACCTTGACAAACACCAGCGAGGTGCCGGCCACGTAACCAGGCAGCGCCAGCGGTAAAATCACGCGGCGGAACAATCTGAAACCGCGAGACCCCAGATTGAAGGCTGCTTCCTCCATCGACCCGTCGATGTTGCGCAACGCCACCACCAGGTTCATCAGGATGAAGGGGAAGTAATGGATAGATTCGACGAAAATGACGCCATTGAGCCCCTCCATGAATGGAAGGGTGATGCCGAACCAGTCGTCCAGCAACAGATTCACCGAACCTGAACGCCCAAAGAGCAATTGCATGGCGACCGCGCCCACAAACGGCGGCATGATCAGCGGCAGCACTCCGAGCGTCTGGATGAGCAGCGCACCGCGGAAGTCAAACCGCACGGTGAAATACGCCAGTGGTATGGCGATCACCGATGCCAGCAAAGCGGACCAGCCCGCGACGTAGAGGCTGTTGAAGAACGCTTCCTGCATCAATGGCTGGCCAAAAAAAGCGCCGAAATGGCCAAGCGTAAAACTGCCGTCCGCGTTGACGAAGGCGGTATAGAAGACCGTGCCGACTGGAAAGACCAGGAAAAGCACCAAGAAGGTCAGCACCAGCAAGGCGGCCAGCAGCGGCCCGGCGGGCAGGCGGGATCGACCCGTGAGCATCATGAGGGTTCCTGCGCAAAGAGAAGAGGGCGCTGGCTCGCACGAGCCAGCGCATGCCCCTGCCGGGGGTTACAGGGCGGCGGCTTCGCGAGCCACCTTTACCGCTTGTTCATA comes from Bordetella holmesii ATCC 51541 and encodes:
- a CDS encoding carbamoyl-phosphate synthase L chain, ATP binding domain protein (overlaps another CDS with the same product name), which gives rise to MPRFAFEKFPQADARLTTQMKSVGEVMAMGRTFQESFQKALRGLEVGVDGLNQKTTDREKLQVELGEPGPERIWYVGDAFAQGFTLDEVHNITHIDPWFLAQIKEIVDIELALEQKTLSDLDYATLFELKRRGFSDRRLAFLLDSSESEVRKLRHQLNVRPVYKRVDTCAAEFATRTAYMYSTYEEECEAQPTDRKKIIVLGGGPNRIGQGIEFDYCCVHASLALREDGFETIMVNCNPETVSTDYDTSDRLYFEPLTLEDVLEIVHKENPVGMIVQYGGQTPLKLARALEANGVPIIGTSPESIDVAEDRERFQKLLNKLGLRQPPNRTARTEAEALAHAAEIGYPLVVRPSYVLGGRAMEIVHEQQDLERYMRAAVKVSNDSPVLLDHFLNNATEVDVDCLADGETVFIGGVMEHIEQAGVHSGDSACSLPPYSLSADIVAEIKRQTTTMARALNVSGLMNVQFAVQDGDVYVLEVNPRASRTVPYVSKATGLQLAKIAARAMAGRTLAQQGVTEEVVPAYFCVKEAVFPFVKFPGVDTILGPEMKSTGEVMGVGRSFGEAFVKSQLAAGVRLPESGTVFISVKNQDKPRAVEVARGLHNLGIKLVATRGTAAEIEAAGIPVQVVNKVTEGRPHIVDMVKNGEVSLVINTVEERRNAIADSRTIRTQALANRITFYTTIAGARAAVEGMQFLREGLGFQVYPLQDLHASLHQ
- a CDS encoding aspartyl/Asparaginyl beta-hydroxylase family protein, coding for MKWFILALFVVTAVVVHYRGRVRHRFSRQALDHSTFTAPINVFMYAFSGVPNQPYLDLKYFPQIKVLIDRWEDIRAEAEQLFGDGHIKASDKYNDAGFNSFFKSGWKRFYLKWYDTDHPSARALCPLTTELVSTIPGMKAAMFTALPPGSRLPRHRDPYAGSLRFHMGLITPNSPDCYINVDGQDYYWRDGEAVVFDETFIHYAENKTDQNRIILFCDIERPMKYRWAQAVNNFFGTILLRAATSPNQEGDRTGGINRIFGAVYAVRRFGKSIKKKNKTVYYILKWMLVLGIFALIFL
- a CDS encoding short chain dehydrogenase family protein, whose amino-acid sequence is MHVFITGASSGLGLALAEEYARRGARLGLVGRRKAALDSLAARLPGEHYVYALDVRDRSALHAAARDFLARCGAGVDVVIASAGISAGTLTEATEDFEVFEAIFQTNVMATVATFEPFIDAMKAQGGGRLVGIASVAGIRGLPGQGLTAPPSRPSSRIARACAWSWPPMASAW
- the wcbP gene encoding ABC superfamily ATP binding cassette transporter domain protein — translated: MVTIAPGYVDTPMTQHNPYRMPFLMSAEKFARRAIRTIEAGASYRVIPWQMGVVSRLMRLIPNVLYDVLARNAPRKPRARR
- a CDS encoding histidine phosphatase super family protein; the protein is MTEIWFIRHSETDWNRQRRLQGWQDTPLNDAGQAQARALAERLGSEPLPFDALYSSDLQRTLATATPVSQALGLRVRPEPGIRERGFGVLEGLDLDRIDELAPAAAAAWKSRDPERVVDGGETLGQFNARIVAAVEDLAQRHDGQRLLAFTHGAVLDIIWRQASGVSLNAPRQATLFNVSINRVSVQGRQWRILDWGDVKHIADEVGNDVQP
- a CDS encoding bacterial regulatory helix-turn-helix, lysR family protein, with the protein product MEIYQLRAFVTVARLGHLTRAADALSLTQPAVSAQIKALEQSLGVALFERSAGRMVLARSGEVLLPTAEALLVLGAQLKSEAQQLQGALQGALDLGLPSERPEFLRLGDLASTLMQSLPMVELKTHILTADALLEQVQGGRLAAALLIVAHPPRAVQWRPLRSVRYRLAVPKTMRDALTRAGWRDIAQLPWLDGPAGSHTHLLLRDMFERHGLAPRVVMQNDDQANLDAMVRAGAGCALLREETALAGAAAGDFIVWGQARADAMLGFIQSPEHAGEALLVALSSLVQKIWKPGATATATHD